The sequence below is a genomic window from Gossypium hirsutum isolate 1008001.06 chromosome A11, Gossypium_hirsutum_v2.1, whole genome shotgun sequence.
GCATGTGTATGCCAAAAAAAATGCATTAGAACCAAAAATTTACATAGACTAACCgcattaatttcattttcttttctttttcaacctTAGGATAAGCAACAAAACTCAAAGCTTCATAATAATATAACTAATTAGCAATAGATAATCACTCACCCAAGTAAGCTCTTCAAGTGCATGAACTTCTCTAGTTGTGAAGAAGGCTAGCTGCACACAGTAAATGCTCAATTACACTTGCTATTGCAAAGATTTGAAGCAAGCAAAACAATCAAGACTAGGAAGGTGGAAGAAATCAGTATTTCATACATGGTAGTAACGAAGATCCGGGGTCTCCACTTCAACAGGAATTTCAATCAAGTTTGCATCAAAGCATCTagcaaaataagaaagaaaaaagaatcagATATTTTAAATTCCAACTTATTGAAGGTGCTCGGACATTTCTTCCAATGCATTAGCCATCATATACCTTCACCTATAAtggtaattaaaacaaaacctcaaTGATGGAAAATGAGACATTCTTGTAGGTAACCTTTTCATATCTCCTAGTACTAACAACTCAACTCATGTTTGTAACCCCTCACCCTCCACCCAccataaaaaagggaaaaaatcaaCCAATCTCCCAACTTACACCACCTTCACTAATGTCATAAAAACTTATTACTAACATTACAAAAACATGCAACAAAGAGATAGATTCAAAAGCAATTGAATGCTTTAGAAGAACATAGTAGGAAAAAGTTAAGGGCATAGAAAGTCTAATATATAACATCTATACAAACCTATGATTGATAAACCGAGCGACATTTCCATAACATGTGGCATCCAAACAGAGAGCTTCTTCATCCCTAGAACCTCCCTTCAACCCCCAATAAGCATCTAACAGGATAGGGCAAGTATGTTTCTCTCTGTTCCTTGCATACAACTCAGATATAGTGAGTATTTCTCCAACAAACTCACATACGAAGGCCCCTTTGGGAAGCTTCTCTAGAGTTCTGAGGCCCCAACCTTTTTCATCAGGTGTCAAAAAAACCTAACAGCCATAGTAAATTAGTCATGGAAGAAAAACTCAAGTGAATACCTTAAGTTGAAAAGGAACCGAAACTAACGATAACATGGACCAGATTTTGTACAAGACTGGAATAAACCAAACCTGCAATTTGTAGTTTAGACCTCTCTGAACTACTCTGTTACCACACTGCTTATGGCAGCCACATTTGCTCCAACATTCTTTGATAACTTTTCTCTTTAAGTGCCCCTTGCAAGGTTCTGGAAAGTCATCCTTCTTGGATCTCTCAAGGGGGCATTCTGTACAATAAAGGAGAAATTGTTGTTGTGGATCACGAGTCATAGAGATGCACTCTCCTAAGAAGTCCTCTTCAACAACACCCGCTGAAGAGTATGCAAATTTTCTCCCAGCTCGACAAGCACAACCACACGGCTGCTCAGCCAAGAGACAATCCCCAAAACATGTCGGACAACTTTCATCTCCAATCCCATAAAGATTAAAACTAACATGAGCATTTTGAAATACGAGATTCTCTGAAATATATTGAAACGGTGGAGGAAAATctttattaatttcatttacccATGAAATTTCAACTTTTTCTTCTCCCTTGGTTATGTCACTTGCATCATGAAGCCACCTTAATTCATTAAGAGTAAGTTCATGCTGTGGAAGAACCACCAATTCCTTCCCCCCTACATCATCAACACATCCATTTGAAGAGGGCTGAACAATGAAAGATCCATTTAACAGTCTGACTAGCATGCAACCATTTTCTCTATTGCTCTCAGCATCAAGAGCATCTCTTCCAGGAGATCTCTTCAACACATCAAGAGCTGGCATCACATCACCTTCCCGCGATTGATTAGAGGAATTAGTTGCCAATTCCGAGATGCACTCACACATATCATTTAGAATTTTAATGATATCAAATTTTGGGTCAATGAGTTTATATGATCGGAGACATCTCTGTTCCATTAGTTCTCTTAGCTCATCTATGCTAGGCAATTGGAATTTTTGTCCTCCAAGAGCAGAATTGTTGTAGCTTACAGAAATCTTCACCTCACCCAATTGTGATGAGGCAATTTCTAGTCTAGAAGGAATTTCATTAGAAACAGTAGCAAGCTCACAACTGGTATGCCTCTTACTCATCGAAGCTGAAGCACCACCACCTACAATTTCATCTGCATGCAGGGATTCTGGAGGTTCCTGCCAATTTGATTTTCCAGTTGAAAATTCCCTAATTGCCAAATCTTTTCCACTTAATGGATCTATTAAAAAGCATTATAgtgaaataaataagtaaaggataaaatatgttagaaaatataacaaaaacaaataaattatgaaaaacatCAATCACAATTCTAATATCCAACAATGTTATGGTTATAGATGCTAATTAGTATATTCTGTGTCTCAAAAATGGTTTTACATACAGCAGATTAGGATCAATCGCAGAGATTATGCTCCGCAAAGTTAACAGGTCGAACTATAGTGATCTAAATACTGTCAATAAATTTATAGGAGAGAAACTTCGCACACTCTAACGTGAAAAGCAAGGACACTCCAGCGCAATTTGGGGGTCGATTTATGTAgcttatttttccaaatattgtAGACAAGACACAAGGAAAGGTCACTGCATCTTATTCTTATAAAATCCACCCATGCATCTACCCCCATTTATAAGCTGTCTTGCTTTAAAGCTCTCAAATTTGTATGTCAGAAGATTGACTAGATGATTCGATTTTTCTGGTGGAGCCATGAAGTAGGAGTACGTACACTCCATCTAGGGAATTGGAGGATACTATGATCACCTAAAAATCAGGGAGGATGGGGATTTGCCAGGCTGATATGTTTAATAAAGCTCTTTCAGGAAAATAGCATGGAGAGTGGAGACCTAAGGGTAACACTGACTCACTCCTTGAGAAAGTTATGAATGCAAAATACTGTAAATCCAAAGTATAGAGGAGCTGATGCCTAAAACATCTAACTCTTGGATCTGGAAAGGCATCCTAAAAGGGCTGGATGTTTGTAACTTGGGAATGGATGACCAAATATGGACTGGAACGAGCACTGTGGTAAATCTCTCAACTTCAAGGCTTTCCATCTACAGAAGCCAACAGGCAAGTTCATACAGTGGAGCTCATTAACCCAACCATCAAGCCCTGGAAGGAGGATCGATTAGCCCAAATGCCAGGGAAGGAAGCTCTTGCCGAGTTTGGAGAAAGATCCTTTTCCTTATTTGGAGGGGAAGATAAGCTTATTTGGAAGGAGGACCTCAATGGAAAATTTTCTGTACTTCTGCATACAACCTGCTGTAGACACAAGGCCAAGACCACCATGGCAAAGCTCAAGACAATACCAACTGGAAAGTGCTAGGGAAGTTTAAACTTCCTTTCAAAGTTAAGATTCCTTTGGAAGATTTATAATGACTGCCTATCTGATGTAAACTTAGGAAAAGAAACATGGATGTTGCTATACTATGTCCCCTTTGTGATAAAGAGGAGAGTGTAGAACATCTGTTTGCTCGATGTGACTTTGCGAGGGTGGTTTCACTTGGATCATCACTCTCACTATGCATCAACCTTGTCTGGTTGAACATTGGGACGGAGTGTATTCAACTGTTAATGCCATAGACAATCTAGAGGCAAGGGAATTTTACACAAGGTTTAAGTGCATCCTATGGGCAATAAGAGGACAACAAAATGAGGCTGTTTTCAGCAATAGTAACCTTAAAAAATACTCATCCAGGCAAATCCCTTAACTTCTAAAATCCTCGGGGTGTTCAAGGAAGTTAATTCACTTGGCTCTAGGAGTCTGAGAATGAACCTAAGAACAGCTCCCCATCAACAAGTAAACCAACACAAACAAAACCAACCCAGGAGTAATCCCAACTAGACCCCGTACTTGGCAAGTGTAAGAAGCAACAACAGATTTGACTATGGACGGGCTTTTGCAGCATTGAACACCAGAGGAAATTCCATTATCCTATGTAGGAGAATAACAGCAGACTCTCCCTTACAAGCTCGAATCATCATTCTTAGATTTGCACTAGTTCACTCGCAGGAACATCAAGCTGAGCAGTGTTAATGTATCAACACCAGAAAAAAGTGGAGGAACTTAATCCAAGGTCGTATGGTTGTTGATGGGAAGCTTGGTCCAGCTCCTAAGGATGTTAAGCAACTCCACCAAATGGTGAACGTCCAATTTCAGCAAGGAAGCCATAGCATTTCAAAGCTCAGGCACTGGCAAGAGTGGCTGCTAGTCACTGTGTATCCATCAGTTGGCCTTAAGGGTTTGACTTTTGCTTGGTTTTATTCTGTGATGGTTCAGTTAAAGTGTTTAtctacaaaaagaaaaaacatgcCACACTGCGCATCATTGCTTTTCAGTTTCCATGAGTAAACTGGGTAAGTGTAACGACAATCCAAGAACACAATggccccaattttttttttctgtatgTACACTCTCCTCTCAATATCCAATAAAAAACACTGGTTCCTGACTACCTTATGAATTAACTAAAGAACCATACAAACAATTCAGTACAAGCCTATCCATTTCACAACGctgattttaacaaaataaagaaagaaaatcatAACATATACATGgaccaaattaaattatatgcTTGAGAATTGCCACAGGGCTAATCAGgaatcaaaatttgatttgaaatgaaGCGAATTGAGGAGGAAAAAAATGTCGATCAAATGGAAATTACAATAACTTACCTGGATGAATTACTGCAATAGGAACCTCATCCTGTGGCATGTCATCAGTAAATGGCTCTTCCTTAGGTATGATCAGTGCATGAGTATCAACCACTCTTTTCTTAGGAATAACACAAGGCTCGGGTGCCAGATCTTTAATATGCAAGGAGAGAGAGACTCTCTGAGGGCCTTTCCCATTAGAAGTAACATTAGGTGACATTAGTTCCTTTCCTTTGCTGCTAAAATGCATTTGAGATGAATGCGAATTTGGTTCAGGTCTTCCCAGTACGGCCAAAGGCCTAGGTTCCACGGTTTGCTTCCCTTTATTCATACCTCCATGATGGGGTGAAGCATGAGCAGGAGAGGGAGACTGAAATAAAACAGGACCAGGTAAGGCAGTCCTATCACCATGATGGGGTGAAACTGAAGCAGGAGAAACAGGCTGAGGTGAAACAGAACCAGGTGAAGCAGGCAGGTATTCTGTCCTTTTTCCAATATTGCACTGAAGTGACTTCTGTTGTAAAGAAGCAGGAGATGGTTCATCCTCGACTTTAGGCTTCTTTAAAAGTGTTCCAGCCACATTGGGGCTGCCGGTTCTATGAGAACTTGATGTCTCACCTAGTCTTCTCAATCTTTTTAAGGGCCGCCTCACAAGCTCATCATGTACCAAACCTCCTCCTTCAGTATCTTCATCCTCCTAGGTAACACAATCAGACTATATCAGTTGACACAGATAGATGTTAAGAACAGGAAAAAAAATTCTGTAGTGGCAGCAAAAGTTAAGAGAGATGAGTCGCATACATCGCATTTCTTGTATTTTTCCGGTTCCGACACCTGAAAAGCAAGATCGTATCAAAAACACATCAAGGGAAAAGACTTAAAACTGAAGTGAAACAGAATATAGAGGAAAATGTACCTTACTCTCCTCCTCATCAAAGATGGCATCAGCAAGAACTCTATAATTTTCTGATTCAATTAGCTCCCAATTCTTTTCATATAAATTTAGAAGCCTCTTCAATACTGGTTTCACTTTGTCCTCGCGAATTCCTATTTCCTTCATGGCGCGGAAGGCCTGCACAATTCTGGGGTTTCGTGCCATGATGCTTTATCAGCTACTATGCCGATATTTTATATTGATACCTACATTTTCCATTTGGAGAAAAAAGGTAAGCAAGGTCAGTAGTCAGTCAAGTAAAATAAACGTACAAAAGTAGCAGCAGGAATTTGAAACtactgtaatttttttttttttgaagtattaATGTAAAACAATCAGATTGGAGAACTTTTAACTTGTGAAGTCAATTCTCATTTTTACCGTACCAAACGAAACCCTTGAAGATTAATGATTACATGCAAAAAGAAGCCAGTTCTCATTTTTACCGTACCAAACGAAACCCTTGAAGATTAATGATTACTATTTTTATAGTGTTTTTCAGAGACCACACAACTGCATTTCACCATGCATATAGCATTACGCCGTTACCAAATCACATACAGttcaacatttatttttttctcacgaGAGGAAAAATATTTTCGAAAGCAGACAAAAAGAACTTAAACCAATAAAATCCTCAAAACCAAGTACAATGGCGAAAGAAAAAGCCAAATGCAGCCGTGAGCCAAGACAGACAAAAGCGTTTGGGATTCAAAGGTAAAGGCGTTTCGCTTAGAAAACGAAGggtcatttttttaatatatatgacagaagaaaatattataaaagcgCAAAGAAGAATTACAGTGAAAGTAGGGTGGTtttgaaacaagaaaaaaaaaaagatcaaaatcATACCAGACTTGTTGAGTAGGAGAAAGCGAGAGAGAGAGAAATTGCATTGGAGAGTGGAAAACATAGGGCAAATTTACTAGAGGGTTTTTTAAGTCTCTGAATCTTCGGgataaaaaagaaattgatttgaaaatgttttaattaGCTCTGCCTCAGTTGATCACACTTATATTGGCGCGTAAACAACACGTTGTACCGCTGAAGGAGACTACATACTTTGATGAAATACGTTGTGGTTGTTTTTACCACTGAGTTTGAAACGTCAACAAGTAGTAATAACACTTTCAAGTCAAATtagtttttagatttttattttaaatttaatttaagtttatattaataaatttaaatatcatttaaatatgtatttttacctaATAATATCACGTCTAAATATATTTCATCttcttaaaaatactttttacaCTATAAAGTGTACAAATACACCACCTATACGATCAAATATTTCCTTCCATTTGATTCATAAGTTATTTCAACTAAtttaagtgaattttattttaatcatttcacTAATCATATTATGGGattaacaataattttttaacaaCTCATCTGACCTAAATTACTTCATGTGAAAAAATCTTTTTTTACTACACTGATACAATAATTCTaatttcaaatttagttttttatgACCAACTATTTTAACAGATTAAACTTGTGTTGACACACTAAATAATCAaagagattaattaattaaaaatatgaataacgTATAAAGTATCAACGCATCAACAATATATTCGTAAACTGAAAAGCAGTGACGACCTCTTACCAGAGTACTGAATGTTTGTACCAAATTCCgtattctttttactttttttcttttggctagTCTGTCCATATAGAACCTCTTGACTACAGAATTACCAATATTTATACAAGTTCCATAAATATCTCGTAGAAAAAAGACACTACAATACCTAAAGAACAACTCACCCACCGTCGCCTAAAACATACATCTATTCTCAAACATCCAAACAACCCCCCccccttttccttttttcttcttaaaCCTCAAAAATGTCCACCTTGGCTAACTGCTAAGCCATCTAACTTATGAGGATACGCGTAGAGCAGAGACAGCAAAGTAATTGGATGGTCTTTTTTACTGCAGTCTCATCAGTAGGTCCCATAATAAGTAGTTTGAGGAACTCCTGCAGCAGGTTGCTGGGCTGGGGTTAACATCGTGCCCGCAGTTGGTACAGCATAACTTTGTTGAGGAAAGGTCTGCATAAAATTACAGCACAACATTAGGCTCCAACCCAGAAGGAAAAGTGATTTCAAACCTGAATGTTGAACGACAAAATAAGCAAATCTATATCAAAATCATTTCGAAAACATTAGCTTCAAATTCTTTTAAGTACATGCTGTGAATATCCATGGGTCATTCAGGCAGTTGTAATTATTAACAAGAGAAGCTTACAtatcacttttttattttttttttaaatcttccaCCTTTTTATGTTTCAAAAGTACCATTAGGATGGTTCTAATCTTCGAAATTGTAGCTTGCCAAATAGCCTATTAGGTAGAAAACTTCATACCTGAACAGGATATGTAGTCGGATAAGCACCATACCCAGCACTTTGTGGAACTGATGTGGGTACTTGTGGAGTAGCATAATTGCTACCATAACTACCATACGCACCATATGCAGCCTACAAATAAATAACTCATGGAACAGTCAATCAAAACATTACATTGACAGCAACAAGCATAATATGAAACCATTTCAAACCATTAATCCTCCAAAAAAAGAATTATTGGCAGCCATAAATTGTATGAACATTTAAGGTAGTTTTCCCTTCACAAAAATGCACTATAATTCAAAAATGTACCaacataaaataagaaagcaaagattaaaaagaaaaaagcacAATGACAGGCTAGAATAAGTTGAGAAAGTCAAACAAGCATGTCCTAGGATACAATTAGAAGATATATCAAAAATTGCAATCTACCTGTTGGCTGTAGCCAGGGGTCCATGTTTGTGCCTGTGTAGTGGAAGGCCAAGTTTGAGGTTGTGCACCATAACCAGCTGGCCACTGGTTTTGTGCACTAGGATAGGCACTCATTAAGGACTGGCCAGGTGAAGGGTCACTAGAGTAAGACCTTGCCAACTTCATCTTATCTGAAGACAAAAAATCTTCAGCATGACGCTTCCTTGAATCTGACATTGGTCTACGAGGTAAAAAGAGCTTAGCATGCCGATCTTCTGCATTTTTAATAGACTGTGCGTCTCCAAAGAGACTCAAGAACTGCACAATTATTTTCTCCGGGTAAGCTACCAGTAAAAGTTTTCTGCAATACTTAGCATTTAGCTGCTAATTTAAAAAATCAGAACACTGAATACAGGTTTTCAGACAGCACTCATAATCTTGTGAGGAAGTCTTCAAACAAACTCAAGACATTCCAAAGCATTCAATCTTCACAGAATCATCAACTCGAGATGAGTCTTAAAAGAAAAATCTTCTGGTTATAACTTGAAAGCAATTTCCAGCCATCCCCCAACCTCCAGTTATCAGTAACCAAGAAACACATAAAGAAGTTCAAGCAGAAGCCAGGTAGACTGTAATATACCACTGGGCATACTGTTTTCAGATTTCGTTACGGTACCAGTACTGATGTCTGCacttttcagattttttttaacattaaccTATTTTCAAGTTttctaataaaatataaactatttaCACATGCAAATTATCTCTATTACATAAATCTagtaaattttcacaaaatatctAATATCCAAAAAATTTTAATGTCAAATAAACAATACATAACAataaaaaactataatatatttattgttAACCAAGTTCACTATAGcctaatttaatcaaaattttatttttgaataaaattatgaCCAAATAAAATGAGCCTGAAAAGAAAAGCCCTAGGAATGTGGTAAAGCCCTAATAGAATcaagtaaaaatattttcaaagatcTTCTATGGTCCCGCAAGGGAGGGTACCAGCCAGGCCCGTATAGACTGTTAGAAGCTGTTATAATGCTGGTATCATACTAGTTTTCTAACATAAAGTATTACCTCCAAAAATATGCTGGATACATCTTCCCGGTCTGCAGCACTGCCATCTGAGTTTGGGGCTATAAATTTGTCAACTGATGATTCTAAATAACCAATCTGCTTTGGTGGTGGCAAAATTGTTTCAAAATATATTATGGCCTATGTGtaaaacaaaagcaaaatcaGAAATCAATACGAGGAAAATGTTCAGAAAAGATGTGATAAAGAGTGCATGCGTGTATGCGAGTGGCACATAGAGAGAGAGAACCTCAAGAAATGGTTTAGACAGTTGGACTTGGTCAAGTGCTCCAATAAGAATTTCCCTAGCCTTCTCTGCATTTCCAGAAACCTACAAACAAAACCAAAGGGAATAAGAAAGATATTAGATAATGAGTCAAGTAGCAATGACAATAAATACTTGGAACTAATGGGAATCAAACAAAACGATAAACAGGGGGAATATTCTTTAAAGAGCTAATAACATATTGCTCATTAGGTTGAAATTAATGGTATTTGATACTAGAAAATCAACAAGAAACATAAAGAACTCTAGTAGTAGTATAATATTATGAAGTAAATATCTAGCTACAAAGAAGTGAACAGCTATACATAAAATgtcaaatttcttttttaaaatgaatGACATTATTGACATTGACTCCTGATAAAAAAAATCCCTTTTCATTTCACACAAATCATATCAGGATAAAGACAAATGAAACCAGGCATCACAAGCACAGCCACCTACCAAGTATGAAAATCTAGAGTACTGTGCATACATCATCGGTAGTGTTTGAGAATGCTCTTTCCCTTTTTCAATGGCAATAGCTTGCTCATATAAAGAGAAGGCATCTTCAAGTTTCCCCTGCAGAATCAAGACAAACAAGCCATTCAGAACAGGTAATAGGTTAAAAGCATTAAGCCCATACACAATTAAACCGCATAGGCATGCTAGCATTATCTTACCAGACGGCGTTCCATATTTGCATGCTTAATAACAGCTTCAAGAAAACCAGGTGAAATTTCATTGTGAACAAGTTGATATGCAGCTCGAGCACCTGGTATGTCCCCATTCTGCTCTTTGAATCGAGCGGCAAAAAGATGGATCTCAGGTTGCCTCTGTCAAATATTGGTAACAGAAATACTAGTAAATATAACACAATGGAAACTGTTGCAACTAGCATGATGTCGCCATTTAAGTCTCCAAAAGAATACTCACCAATTACACTTAATGCTAGaagttcaaaaaaattataatcaaaaGTATAAAACTGGCTATGCATTATAGTAAAAACTAACTAGATCAAATAATTTcctaaatcaataaaaaaataaagccaaaGTGTTCATCTTCAATTGACTCAGTCACAGCAAGGAAtcagaaaatgaatgaataaaatgtaGGGCAATTTTctatgaaataatttatttgtgacaacaatttacaaatttcttaaACAGGACCTGTTTAAACAAGGCATACAATAATTCTCTATCGCATAATTAAGCGGAAACCATACTGCTCCCACTATCGCATGATAGTCTATGCTCCAACTTTTTTATGTGAATGTTTTCCGACTTTTGAGGGGGTTTTTTTCCTATTTGAAAGTTGTTACTGATTAAAATGTACAAAAACCAACCCAAAAACAGCCAAAATATTTGCTTCCAAGCATTTTTCTTTTCAacagtttaaatttaaaatacttaaatgacAGAAGTCAAAGTTGACAAGGGTTTAATACTGGAACCGAAACATGAATGACTCTTTTGGAAGGGAGACAAAATTCACCATGTAGCATTTTCCAAACAATTTAAATTGTCACTTCATACCTTGACAAAGACTTGAGTAGCACGTGCAAGCGCATTATCAGCAAGGTCCATGCTTCCACTGGCTTCCATACATAAAACATATCGTATCCAGTACTCAGGATAACTAGCACAAGCTATCAGGCATCTTTCATATAATTTCACCACCTaatattgaaatgaaaagataaatGATGAGAAAGATATGCTGTTGCAACAAGACAATAAACAAGGGATGATACAAAGCACAAGGAGAAATGCATAAGAAATACTCCATTGTTGGAACAGAGAGGCCCCCCCAAATATGATGGGACCCTCCTTGCCCGACAGATAAATGGTTAGGAAGACATGAACACACCTGCAGGCATAACATTGgagctttaaaaattataaattgaatttgcTATTTGATACATTACAAACCTAAAATGTCCACTAACAAATAAGGGTTTGAAGTACTTAGCCTCAAAGAAACCAAATCGAAGGCCCGGGCTCTAGTCTCAGTACATTTCCCATTTTAAAAAGTTGCTTCACCCAACGTTTTAGCCACAATAAAGCAAATGATGCAGCAGATGTTACTTAACTGTAAGTCAATATATAACAAACAGTACAACTAAAGACTAAGAAGCATAGCTAAACCGAAAGATAGAGAAAACAAACTCAAATACCTTATTCAAGTCACCCTCACTTTCTATAAAGTCCAGGTAGTTATGCCAATTTTCAAGCTCAGCAATATTGAGAGGCCGTGCATGAAAATAAGGTCTCCTAATAGCTGTTTCAAAACCAAGGATCTTAGAATTGAACTCTTTAGCTTTCTTGTATAGCTCCTCTCTAATGGAGACATACTTCTCCAACTCTTCTGCATCGGTTGACCCAGCACTTATAGGCTTAGGAGTTTGCTCTGCAGCATCAGAATGAACCACTCCTTCATTTACTTGTCCATCAGCCTCCGAAACCATATCTGATGCAAGAGCAGCAGCTTCCTCAACAGCTCTTAATTCTGACAAAGGTCGACTTGCAGCCAACTCTTTAAAACTGTAATACAATTAGCATCAGGGAATAAACAAGTTACaggaaaattgatcaaaatatgCAACCAAAAAGCATGAATTAATGTAACTTTTAGCTTTTTTACTTTGCACATTTAGCAAATTTCAAGAAGCAAATAGTAAAAAAGCAAAGTGCAATGAGAAAGGGCCACAaccaaaaataatcattttagcaaCATTATGCTTAC
It includes:
- the LOC107924654 gene encoding probable inactive histone-lysine N-methyltransferase SUVR2 isoform X2 → MARNPRIVQAFRAMKEIGIREDKVKPVLKRLLNLYEKNWELIESENYRVLADAIFDEEESKVSEPEKYKKCDEDEDTEGGGLVHDELVRRPLKRLRRLGETSSSHRTGSPNVAGTLLKKPKVEDEPSPASLQQKSLQCNIGKRTEYLPASPGSVSPQPVSPASVSPHHGDRTALPGPVLFQSPSPAHASPHHGGMNKGKQTVEPRPLAVLGRPEPNSHSSQMHFSSKGKELMSPNVTSNGKGPQRVSLSLHIKDLAPEPCVIPKKRVVDTHALIIPKEEPFTDDMPQDEVPIAVIHPDPLSGKDLAIREFSTGKSNWQEPPESLHADEIVGGGASASMSKRHTSCELATVSNEIPSRLEIASSQLGEVKISVSYNNSALGGQKFQLPSIDELRELMEQRCLRSYKLIDPKFDIIKILNDMCECISELATNSSNQSREGDVMPALDVLKRSPGRDALDAESNRENGCMLVRLLNGSFIVQPSSNGCVDDVGGKELVVLPQHELTLNELRWLHDASDITKGEEKVEISWVNEINKDFPPPFQYISENLVFQNAHVSFNLYGIGDESCPTCFGDCLLAEQPCGCACRAGRKFAYSSAGVVEEDFLGECISMTRDPQQQFLLYCTECPLERSKKDDFPEPCKGHLKRKVIKECWSKCGCHKQCGNRVVQRGLNYKLQVFLTPDEKGWGLRTLEKLPKGAFVCEFVGEILTISELYARNREKHTCPILLDAYWGLKGGSRDEEALCLDATCYGNVARFINHRCFDANLIEIPVEVETPDLRYYHLAFFTTREVHALEELTWDYGIDFDDLDHPVKAFRCRCGSKFCRNMKRSTR
- the LOC107924654 gene encoding probable inactive histone-lysine N-methyltransferase SUVR2 isoform X1 codes for the protein MARNPRIVQAFRAMKEIGIREDKVKPVLKRLLNLYEKNWELIESENYRVLADAIFDEEESKVSEPEKYKKCDEDEDTEGGGLVHDELVRRPLKRLRRLGETSSSHRTGSPNVAGTLLKKPKVEDEPSPASLQQKSLQCNIGKRTEYLPASPGSVSPQPVSPASVSPHHGDRTALPGPVLFQSPSPAHASPHHGGMNKGKQTVEPRPLAVLGRPEPNSHSSQMHFSSKGKELMSPNVTSNGKGPQRVSLSLHIKDLAPEPCVIPKKRVVDTHALIIPKEEPFTDDMPQDEVPIAVIHPDPLSGKDLAIREFSTGKSNWQEPPESLHADEIVGGGASASMSKRHTSCELATVSNEIPSRLEIASSQLGEVKISVSYNNSALGGQKFQLPSIDELRELMEQRCLRSYKLIDPKFDIIKILNDMCECISELATNSSNQSREGDVMPALDVLKRSPGRDALDAESNRENGCMLVRLLNGSFIVQPSSNGCVDDVGGKELVVLPQHELTLNELRWLHDASDITKGEEKVEISWVNEINKDFPPPFQYISENLVFQNAHVSFNLYGIGDESCPTCFGDCLLAEQPCGCACRAGRKFAYSSAGVVEEDFLGECISMTRDPQQQFLLYCTECPLERSKKDDFPEPCKGHLKRKVIKECWSKCGCHKQCGNRVVQRGLNYKLQVFLTPDEKGWGLRTLEKLPKGAFVCEFVGEILTISELYARNREKHTCPILLDAYWGLKGGSRDEEALCLDATCYGNVARFINHRCFDANLIEIPVEVETPDLRYYHLAFFTTREVHALEELTWDYGIDFDDLDHPVKAFRCRCGSKFCRNMKRSTRSKSAIITG